A window of Peromyscus eremicus chromosome 7, PerEre_H2_v1, whole genome shotgun sequence contains these coding sequences:
- the Tmem218 gene encoding transmembrane protein 218, with the protein MAGMVLGVGAGVFLLALIWVLVLLLCVLLSRASGIARFSIVFVFLGALIITTILLLFPRASEFPAPEMETKIVDAFFIGRYVLLAFLSAVFLGGLFLLLTHHVLEPIYAKPLRSC; encoded by the exons ATGGCTGGCATGGTGCTGGGAGTGGGTGCTGGCGTGTTCCTCCTCGCTCTGATCTGGGTGTtggtgctgctgctgtgtgtgctgtTATCCCGAGCCTCTGGGATAGCTAG GTTCTCCATTGTCTTTGTCTTCCTTGGTGCTCTGATAATCACTACAATTCTACTGCTTTTCCCTCGAGCCAGTGAATTCCCAGCCCCAGAGATGGAAACGAAG ATTGTGGATGCCTTTTTCATCGGCCGCTATGTCCTGCTGGCTTTCCTCAGTGCAGTCTTTCTTGGAGGCCTCTTCTTGCTTCTTACTCATCATGTGCTGGAACCAATCTATGCCAAACCACTGCGGTCCTGCTGA